A single genomic interval of Anopheles marshallii chromosome 2, idAnoMarsDA_429_01, whole genome shotgun sequence harbors:
- the LOC128709015 gene encoding m7GpppX diphosphatase gives MLKTSTTSNDNGTNKVSECNVVDESPSQRQREGQQPPVPPTEQSTGDEICYDLAHFRTVRVLNNNSTHKCVALLGHFSNLSPDKQAVVVLEKRAFTEAEITTVPASSTPTQREENVSSESESVLSNVGEKTEPSGNGRTFFTTSSRLHKEFINDVYGNFLATVDPELNRIKVSIIYPACEKHIVKHCAQLRYMVDETIEQYKSITLPHLEREQLSLEWLYNVLEHRKEKERILYEDPCDENGFILLPDLKWDGKTVEQLYLLALVRRRDIRSLRDLTPAHLPLLRNVQSRGIAAIEKRYGIGASQLRIYLHYQPTFYHLHMHFTYLRYDPPGTGCEKAHLLSTVINNIELVSDYYQRATLSYSLKETDKLYAKFLAAAIEETAVKRAKTNLDPSQ, from the exons ATGCTGAAAACAAGCACCACATCGAACGATAACGGCACAAACAAGGTTAGCGAATGTAATGTTGTCGATGAATCACCGTCTCAACGTCAACGCGAAGGTCAGCAACCACCAGTACCACCAACCGAACAAAGCACGGGCGACGAAATATGTTACGATCTGGCCCACTTTCGTACGGTGCGCGTGCTGAACAATAACAGTACGCACAAGTGTGTCGCCCTGCTTGGGCATTTCAGCAATCTTTCGCCAGACAAGCAGGCCGTCGTCGTGCTCGAGAAGCGGGCCTTTACCGAGGCCGAGATTACGACCGTGCCAGCTAGCAGCACTCCAACGCAGCGTGAAGAAAACGTAAGCAGTGAAAGTGAATCCGTGCTTAGTAACGTGGGCGAGAAAACCGAACCATCTGGTAACGGGCGGACGTTTTTCACGACGTCATCACGTTTGCACAAGGAGTTCATTAATGATGTGTATGGGAACTTCCTTGCCACGGTGGATCCCGAGTTAAATC GTATAAAAGTGTCCATCATCTATCCTGCTTGCGAGAAACATATCGTCAAACATTGTGCGCAACTTCGGTACATGGTCGACGAGACGATCGAGCAGTACAAGAGTATTACATTACCACATCTGGAACGAGAGCAGCTTAGCCTAGAG TGGCTTTACAACGTACTTGAACATCGCAAAGAGAAGGAACGTATCCTGTACGAGGATCCTTGCGACGAAAACGGATTCATCCTGCTGCCCGATCTAAAATGGGACGGTAAAACGGTCGAACAGCTGTACCTGTTGGCCTTGGTTCGTCGCCGCGACATTCGCTCGCTTCGCGATCTAACTCCGGCCCATTTGCCACTTCTACGCAACGTACAGTCGCGTGGAATTGCCGCCATTGAGAAACGGTACGGCATCGGTGCGTCGCAGCTGCGCATCTATCTACACTACCAGCCCACATTCTACCACTTGCATATGCACTTCACCTATCTGCGGTACGATCCACCGGGCACGGGCTGTGAAAAGGCGCATCTCTTATCAACAGTGATCAACAACATTGAGCTGGTGAGTGATTATTATCAGCGAGCAACGCTCTCCTATTCGCTGAAGGAAACTGACAAGCTGTACGCAAAGTTTCTTGCTGCTGCAATCGAAGAGACCGCGGTAAAGCGCGCCAAAACGAATCTTGATCCTTCTCAATAA
- the LOC128708830 gene encoding uncharacterized protein LOC128708830 has product MIPSTGKIDRLLVELRPRLQCANFFISFPRKFADIESTTIELATDRITIVMKGERERYEIRTGDYFQLHTQTLSSLVIKNRYICFRVNTNESVFGSERLCTGQTMQDSIPDEEPFRLACNIEAGKPYRVLCNNCGGPLIQSTTDQSEPEVTFNRVLELPSEQLDTDDWFCHRHDHSRDGEQQGDNTQTHGESSNASLSSKFEPQLHDLFYGTYYALMHRSLVQRVHVRKERFVYCKRCLQYLGSTRKSRSSVKLWYENVRFQSDRSIPLALFRMDDALELFHHLVRKTVREFNFVTHLGLPPSLKLMFELRRPGMEGDMFYLLMQIMDCQLSVFRAKQKRTGSGSSESCSDDVDDDRGKTSEPEQDAHHKEGGIDETADDGDNDDDDVFIDSSYRKHTIKLERHRAMKLMYRYEKYEEQPLFVFWREDSNVVNLELSEPMFSAAIRYLDANSSYVPECYRVNLGFSMSYLDIS; this is encoded by the coding sequence ATGATCCCGTCCACGGGCAAGATTGATCGGTTGCTGGTCGAGCTACGGCCACGGCTACAGTGTGCCAACTTTTTCATATCGTTCCCACGAAAGTTTGCCGACATTGAATCCACCACCATCGAGCTGGCCACCGATCGCATAACGATAGTTATGAAAGGTGAACGAGAGCGATACGAAATACGTACCGGTGACTACTTTCAGCTACACACCCAAACACTCAGCTCATTGGTGATTAAGAATCGGTACATTTGCTTCCGGGTCAACACTAACGAAAGTGTGTTCGGTTCCGAACGACTATGCACCGGCCAGACAATGCAAGATAGCATCCCGGATGAAGAGCCTTTCCGGTTGGCTTGTAATATTGAGGCTGGCAAACCGTATCGAGTGCTTTGCAACAATTGTGGCGGACCATTGATACAGTCGACAACCGACCAAAGCGAGCCGGAAGTTACATTCAATCGCGTACTGGAATTACCCTCCGAGCAGCTAGATACAGACGACTGGTTTTGTCACCGACACGATCACTCTCGTGATGGAGAGCAGCAGGGAGATAATACGCAGACGCACGGCGAATCCTCCAACGCCTCCCTGAGCTCGAAGTTCGAACCACAACTGCACGATCTTTTCTACGGTACTTACTACGCGCTAATGCATCGTTCCCTCGTGCAGCGAGTTCATGTGCGAAAGGAACGTTTCGTGTACTGCAAGCGGTGCCTGCAGTATCTGGGATCGACGCGAAAGAGTCGCTCCTCGGTGAAGCTTTGGTACGAAAACGTTCGCTTTCAATCGGATCGCTCCATACCGCTTGCTCTTTTCCGAATGGATGATGCATTGGAGTTGTTTCACCATCTCGTTCGTAAGACGGTGCGGGAATTTAACTTCGTAACACACCTCGGTCTACCGCCGTCATTAAAGCTGATGTTTGAGCTGCGCCGCCCCGGAATGGAAGGGGATATGTTTTATCTGTTGATGCAAATCATGGATTGTCAGCTGAGCGTATTTCGTGCGAAGCAGAAACGCACCGGATCTGGTTCATCTGAATCGTGCTCGGACGATGTTGACGATGACCGAGGCAAGACGAGCGAACCGGAACAGGATGCGCATCACAAGGAAGGTGGGATTGATGAGACCGCGGATGACGGTGataacgacgatgatgatgtgtttATAGACAGTTCGTACCGGAAGCATACGATCAAGCTGGAACGTCACCGTGCCATGAAGCTGATGTATCGGTACGAGAAGTACGAGGAGCAACCGTTGTTCGTGTTCTGGCGGGAAGACAGTAATGTGGTAAATCTGGAGCTGTCCGAGCCAATGTTTAGCGCAGCAATCCGCTATCTGGACGCGAACTCCAGCTACGTGCCTGAATGTTATCGTGTGAATCTTGGATTTAGTATGAGCTATCTGGATATTTCCTAG
- the LOC128718422 gene encoding probable very-long-chain enoyl-CoA reductase art-1, which produces MEIEFLDAKSSKSLGKCRVSSDTTLEALKTEVQKLKPALTVHRQSLRLEARGKAPKESETLKTLNVSSGGKIYVRDLGPQISWKGVFLAEYAGPIFVYLIFYQRPSLIYANADNPMSLTAKIAAACWVGHYTKRLLETLFVHRFSHATMPLRNLFKNCSYYWAFAGYVAYHVNHPLFTEPCAALVYAGLATFVVSELGNFSIHVLLRNLRPAGSNVRKIPVPDANPLTQLFNFVSCPNYTYEFFSWVGYTLMTSCIPAGLFAAAGMYQMSVWALGKHRNYKKEFKDYPKNRKAILPFVL; this is translated from the exons ATGGAG atcGAATTTTTGGATGCCAAATCGTCGAAATCGCTCGGCAAGTGTCGCGTTTCTAGCGACACTACACTGGAAGCGCTTAAAACCGAGGTGCAAAAGCTGAAACCCGCGCTGACCGTGCACCGTCAGTCGCTCCGGCTGGAAGCACGCGGCAAAGCACCGAAGGAAAGCGAAACACTGAAAACGCTCAATGTGTCCTCCGGTGGGAAAATTTACGTTCGTGATCTTGGGCCACAGATCAGCTGGAAGGGTGTATTTCTGGCGGAATATGCTGGACCAATATTTGTCTACCTGATCTTCTACCAGCGACCATCGCTCATCTACGCCAATGCCGATAATCCGATGAGTCTTACCGCCAA GATTGCGGCAGCATGCTGGGTTGGACACTACACTAAGCGTCTGTTGGAAACTCTGTTCGTACACCGGTTCTCCCATGCGACAATGCCGTTGAGAAATCTGTTTAAAAACTGCTCCTATTACTGGGCGTTCGCCGGGTACGTGGCCTACCATGTAAACCACCCACTATTTACGGAACCCTGCGCCGCGCTGGTGTATGCTGGATTGGCCACGTTTGTG GTCAGTGAGCTGGGCAATTTCTCCATCCATGTTTTGCTGCGCAACTTGCGACCGGCCGGATCGAACGTGAGAAAAATACCCGTGCCGGATGCAAATCCACTTACGCAACTGTTCAA CTTTGTCTCGTGCCCGAACTACACGTACGAGTTCTTCTCGTGGGTCGGTTACACCTTGATGACGTCCTGCATTCCAGCCGgtctgtttgctgctgctggcatgTACCAGATGAGCGTGTGGGCACTCGGCAAGCACCGCAACTACAAGAAAGAGTTCAAAGACTATCCGAAAAATCGCAAAGCTATCCTTCCATTTGTGCTGTAA